From Vitis vinifera cultivar Pinot Noir 40024 chromosome 14, ASM3070453v1, a single genomic window includes:
- the LOC100243971 gene encoding uncharacterized protein LOC100243971, which yields MGNYFNKEPPPPLVLVPPLFDFPPLAARTRMLESSYNLLFGKLALKCLFEDYFEEARHFSTRIMLKPTDDPNVDLVATVSGPLDNKPEGKVLGNALFRWQGDVDDPHTFVDLFVSNYEPVLRLRSCSYYPTYGFGSFVIFPLQLKRRIASENYGVVGLRHSSENLSLGATFVPFSTADKCPTNAWLVSKIGRLTVGVQYEPQCGSKDYTRFKNLRNWSCAIGYGVGTGSPLSPSFIFGLELAKSSQFIASFYQHVVVQRRVKNPLEENEVVGITNYIDFGFELQSRVEDVETSNGLPDSTFQVAASWQANKNFLLKGKAGPLSSSIVLAFKSWWKPSFTFSISATRDRTVGKTALGFGIHVENIREASYERADPNFVMLTPSKEHLAEGIHWRSGKRPMLQSDLNSENFDGLPRELRPYGNIL from the exons ATGGGAAATTACTTCAACAAGGAGCCACCACCGCCACTGGTGTTGGTTCCGCCTCTCTTCGACTTTCCTCCTCTCGCTGCCCGAACCAG GATGTTGGAGTCATCATACAATCTGTTATTTGGGAAGCTTGCTTTGAAATGCCTTTTTGAGGATTATTTTGAAGAAGCCAGGCATTTTAGCACAAGAATTATGCTGAAGCCAACTGACGACCCTAATGTAGATTTGGTTGCAACT GTTTCAGGTCCACTCGATAATAAGCCCGAGGGGAAAGTTTTGGGAAATGCTTTATTTCGCTGGCAAGG TGATGTTGATGATCCTCATACATTTGTGGACCTTTTTGTATCAAACTATGAACC GGTCTTACGCTTGAGGTCATGTTCTTACTACCCCACATATGGATTTGGATCATTTGTCATTTTCCCATTGCAATTAAAGAGAAG AATAGCTTCAGAAAATTATGGTGTTGTGGGATTGAGACACAGCTCGGAAAATCTCTCACTAGGAGCCACATTTGTGCCTTTCTCTA CGGCAGATAAATGCCCAACTAATGCATGGCTGGTTAGCAAGATTGGAAGGTTGACCGTTGGGGTGCAATATGAGCCACAAT GTGGAAGCAAAGATTACACAAGATTTAAGAATTTAAGGAACTGGAGTTGTGCAATTGGCTATGGAGTAGGAACAGGCAGCCCCTTGAGCCCATCCTTCATTTTTGGTCTTGAGCTTGCCAAGAGTTCTCAG TTCATTGCGTCATTCTATCAACATGTCGTTGTCCAAAGACGG GTGAAGAATCCATTGGAAGAAAACGAAGTGGTTGGAATTACAAATTATATTGACTTTGGTTTCGAGTTGCAATCAAG GGTTGAAGATGTGGAGACATCAAATGGCCTTCCAGATTCTACATTTCAAGTAGCTGCATCATGGCAAGCCAATAAAAACTTTTTGTTGAAG GGAAAGGCAGGTCCTCTCAGCTCATCAATAGTTTTGGCATTTAAGTCATGGTGGAAACCTTCTTTCACTTTCAGCATTTCAG CTACTAGAGATCGTACTGTTGGAAAGACAGCTCTTGGATTTGGCATCCATGTTGAGAATATTAGAGAAGCCAG TTATGAAAGAGCCGATCCAAATTTTGTAATGTTAACACCAAGCAAGGAGCACCTAGCAGAAGGCATCCACTGGAGAAGTGGAAAGAGGCCTATGCTACAATCAGATTTAAATTCTGAAAACTTTGATGGCTTACCAAGGGAATTGAGACCCTATGGAAACATTctgtaa
- the LOC104881670 gene encoding transcription factor WER, whose amino-acid sequence MEEVNQYKKGLWTLEEDKILMDYVKEHGKGQWNRIAKKTGLRRCGKSCRLRWINYLSPNVKRGDFTAEEEDLIIRLHKLLGNRWSLIAGRVPGRTDNQVKNYWNTHLSKKLGIKKKNNGANVSSTLTNTREMQKGSEPLMNSSSSPSCGSSRGAAEAKANEGTLQQSLEAPDWHDQLVIGEGYLDSFWAINDDLELTTDSIMEFLNGCSLDLGRHGF is encoded by the exons ATGGAGGAAGTGAATCAGTATAAGAAAGGGTTATGGACATTGGAAGAAGACAAGATCCTCATGGATTATGTGAAGGAGCATGGGAAAGGGCAGTGGAATCGCATTGCTAAGAAAACAG GTTTGAGGAGATGTGGGAAGAGCTGCAGGTTAAGGTGGATCAATTATCTAAGCCCAAATGTGAAGCGTGGAGATTTTACTGCAGAGGAAGAAGACCTCATCATTAGACTCCACAAACTCCTTGGAAACag GTGGTCTTTAATTGCTGGACGAGTACCAGGACGAACAGACAATCAAGTGAAGAACTACTGGAACACTCATTTGAGCAAAAAGCTGGgcatcaaaaagaaaaacaacggAGCTAATGTATCTTCAACTCTAACAAACACAAGGGAAATGCAGAAAGGATCCGAGCCACTCATGAATTCCAGTTCATCCCCTTCTTGTGGAAGCAGCAGAGGAGCTGCGGAAGCCAAAGCAAATGAAGGCACTCTGCAGCAGAGCCTTGAGGCCCCAGACTGGCATGATCAACTGGTTATTGGGGAGGGTTACTTGGACTCCTTTTGggctattaatgatgatttagAGCTCACAACCGACAGTATAATGGAGTTTCTAAATGGGTGTTCTCTTGATCTTGGTCGGCATGGTTTCTGA